In the Agrococcus beijingensis genome, CGTCAAGGTCGCGCGGCTACGCTCGGGCCATGGCAGACGTGCAGCAGGATGACGAGCGCTGGGCCGACCAGATGGCCGACGGCGAGGACTTCGACGAGTCGATGGGAGACGCCGCCGACGACGGACGCGTGCTGGCCACCGACGAGCTCGACGAGATCGACGACGACGACGCTCCCGAGGGATCCGAGTCGCGCGACGAGGAGTTCGAGGGCGACGACCCCGCCGACATCCCTGACGACCACGGCGGCACGCAGGCCGGCGTCGACACCGACGACAACGGCGTCGACGACACGGTGCTCCCCGAGGGCACGGATCGCATCATCGACGAGAACGACGACTGGGAGTAGCCATGGCGAAGAAGCTCTCGATCGCGCAGCGCCTCGGGCGCTTCTGGCGCGACCTCACCGGTTCGGGCGTGCGCACCTACGACGACCCGCACACGGCCGGCGGCAACGACGAGCGCGACCAGCAGCCCGGCGCCGACACCGGCATGCGCAACCAGCAGCGCGGCTTCGGCGCGCTGTAGCCCGCACCGACGACGAAGCGCCCCTCCGCGAACCATCCAGCGGAGGGGCGCTTCGCGCGTCAGCGCAGCAGCCGAGCCGCAGCGAGGGGCGTCACGGAGCGAGGCGCTCGAGCACGCGCACCGCCTCGCCCGTGCCGTCCTCCGCGCGGATGCGCTCCCCGATGGCGCTCGCACGCTCGCGGTAGGACGGGGTCGAGACGAGCATCGACAGCCGGGCGTGCAGCGACTCGGCCGTGAGCCGCCGCTGCGGCAGCGGTGCCGGGCCGACGCCGAGCGCCTCGACGCGGCGTCCCCAGAAGGGCTGGTCGCCGAGGAACGGCACGACGAGCGTCGGTCGGCCGGCGCGGAGGCCAGCTGCGAGGGTGCCCGATCCGCCGTGGTGCACCACCGCGTCCACTCGTGGGAAGAGCCAGTCGTGCGGCACATCGTCGGCGACGAGCAGGTCATCGCCGCCCTCGAGCGCCAGCCCGCCCCAGCCCCGCAGCACGACCGCGCGCACGCCGGCCGCGGCGACACCGCGGAGCACGGCCTCGCTGCGTCGGCGATCGCCGCCGCCGAACTGCATGCTGCCGAAGCCGATGGCCACCGCCGGTCGATCGTGCTGCTGCTCGAGGAAGCCCGCGAGCTCGGTGGCCGGCGACCATGCCGGATCGCGGTCGAGGAACCAGCTGCCCGTCACGTGGGCCTCGGGCGGGAAGTCGGCCGGCACCGGCAGGATGTGGCGGCTGTAGGGGTAGAGGATGTGGCGGGAAGTGCCGTCGGGCTGCGTGAGCATCCGCGACCAGCGCGAGATCGGCGGCAGGCCGAGCTGCTCGCGGAACCCGTTGATCATGCCGCCGTAGCCGAGCGCGGTCGCGCGCAGCAGCTGGTAGCTCGGACGGTTCAGCCGCCCGGGCAAGCCGGCGAGGAACGGGATCGGGAACGCATCGGTGGGCGTGAAGTAGGGCAGCGGCAAGGACAGCACGCCGGGGACCCCGAGGCGCTCGGCGACCGTGTCGCCGCCGAGCGCCTTGGGATGGTGGACCACGACGTCGGGCGCGACGTCGCGCGCGATGCGCCACTGCTCGGGGAACGACGCGCGCGTGGCCTCGAGCAGCGCAGGTGCCTGTCGCAGCGGGCTCGATGGTGACGCCATGAGCGTGCGCATCGCCTCGTGCATGCCCTCGAACGCCGGCTCGAGCCGGATCCCCGCGAGCGACGCCAGCTCGGCGTGCGCCGACGGGGCGGCGAGCACGACCTCATGACCGGCCTCGCGCAGCGCCCTCCCCAGCGCCGCGAACGGCTGCACGTCGCCGCGCGTGCCGAAGGCGAGGATCAGGGCGCGCACGGCGGTGCGGCTGCTACTTGCCCGACCAGCCCGCCGAGCCGAGCTGCTGGGTGGCGGCGGCGACGCGCGCGGCCATCGCGGTCTCGGCGGCCTTGCCCCAGGCGCGCGGGTCGTACTGCTTCTTGTTGCCGACCTCGCCGTCGAGCTTCAGCACGCCCTCGTAGCCCGAGATCATGCTGTGCGCGACCGAGCGCGAGTACGCGTACTGCGTGTCGGTGTCGATGTTCATCTTGATGACGCCGTTGCGCACCGCCTCGGCGATCTCCTCGTCGGTCGAGCCGGAGCCGCCGTGGAAGACGAGGTCGAGCGGCTTCGCTTCGGCGCCGTACTTGGCAGCCAGGCCCTCCTGGATCTGGCCGAGCAGCTCGGGGCGCAGCTTGACGTTGCCCGGCTTGTAGACGCCATGCACGTTGCCGAACGTGAGGGCCGCCATGTAGCGGCCCTGCTCGCCCAGGCCGAGCGCCTCGACGGTGGCGATCGCGTCGTCGAGCGTCGTGTAGAGCTGGTCGTTGATCTCGTGGCTGACGCCGTCCTCCTCGCCGCCGACGACGCCGATCTCGACCTCGAGCACCTGGCCGAGGGCGTGGGTGCGGGGGAGGATCTGCTTCGCGATCTCGAGGTTCTCGTCGAGCGGCACCGACGAGCCGTCCCACATGTGCGACTGGAACAGCGGCGCGCGGCCGGCGCGCCCCTCCTCCTCGCTCGCCTCGAGCAGCGGGAAGACGAAGCCGTCGAGCGCGTCCTTCGGGCAGTGGTCGGTGTGCAGCGCCACGGTGATCGGGTAGGCCTTCGCGACCTCGGTGACGAAGCGGGCGAAGGCGATCGCGCCGCCCGCGCGGTTCTTCACGCTCTGGCCGGCGAAGAAGTCGGCGCCGCCGGTGGTGACCTGGATGATGCCGTCGGAGCCGGCGTCGGCGAGGCCCTGCAGCACGGCGTTGATCGTCGACGACGACGACACGTTGATGGCGGGGTAGGCGAAGGCGTTGGCCTTCGCCTTGTCGAGCATCTCGGCGTACTGCTCTGTGGTGGCGACGGGCATGGGTGCGGCTCCTGTCCGGTGGGGTGCGGCCGCCGGTGGCGCAGGCCGCGGGGAACAGGTTCATCCTAGGTCGCGAGGCATGCGGATGGGCTCGGCGGGCTGACAGGGAACCCGACTTCCTATAGGATCTTCGGAGACGTGTGCGGCCCAACGGTCGCCGGAGCGAGGAGAGCGCGATGACGCGACTGTTCAACGAGCCAGGCCGGTTCGCCGACGAGATGATCGAGGGCTTCGCGGCCTTCGCCGCCCGTTGGGTGCAGGCCGCGCCCGGCGGCGTCGTGCGCTCCACGCAGGGCGATGAGCCCGAGGTGGCGCTGGTGATCGGCGGCGGCAGCGGACACTACCCGGCCTTCGGCGGCCTCGTCGGCGCCGGCCTCGCGCACGGTGCGGCGATGGGCAACCTCTTCGCCTCGCCTTCATCGCAGCAGGTGCACGCGATCGCGAAGGCCGCCGATCAGGGCCGCGGCGTGCTGCTGAGCTACGGCAACTACGCCGGCGACGTGCTGCACTTCGACCAGGCGCAGGAGAAGCTGCGCGCCGAGGGCATCGACGTGCGCACGGTCACGGTGACTGATGACATCTGGAGCGCGCCGAAGGACGAGCGGCACAAGCGCCGCGGGATCGCCGGCGACCTGGCCGTATTCAAGGCGGCGGGCGCAGCTGCTGCCGCCGGCTACGACCTCGACGGCGTCGAGCGCGTCGCCCGCCTCGCGAACGACCGCACGCGCTCGTTCGGCGTCGCCTTCTCGGGATGCACCCTGCCCGGCGCCAGTGAGCCGCTGTTCACGGTGCCCGAGGGAAAGATGGCGGTCGGTCTCGGCATCCACGGCGAGCCGGGCATCGACGAAGTCGATGTGCCGACCGCCGACGGGCTCGCAGAGCTGTTCGTCGAGAAGCTGCTCGACGAGGTGCCCGACGGCGTCGCGCTCGAGGGCGCGCGCGTGGTGCCGCTGCTCAACGGCCTCGGCAACCTGAAGTACGAGGAGATGTTCGTCGTCTTCCGGCGCGTCGCGCAGCTGCTCGAGCAGCGCGGCATCGCGATCGTCGAGCCCGAGGTGGGCGAGCTCTGCACGAGCTTCGACATGTCGGGCGTCTCGCTGACGCTGCTGTGGCTCGACGACGAGCTCGAGACGCTGTGGGCGGCCCCGGCCGACACGCCGGGCTTCAAGAAGGGCTCTGTCGCGCCGCAGCGCGCCGCCGACGCGGTCGCCGGAGCCGCCGAGGCCGAGGCGATCCCGGATGCGTCGCCGCAGTCGCGCGAGGCCGCACAGGTCATCGACATGGCACTCACGGCGCTCGCGGCAGCCATCGACGAGGCGGCGGACGAGCTCGGCCGCATGGACTCGGTCGCGGGCGACGGCGACCACGGCATCGGCATGCAGCGCGGCTCGCGCGCCGGCGCCGACGCCGCCACCGCCGCGCGCGAGGCCGGTGCCGGAGCGCAGACCACGCTGCTGCGGGCCGCCGACGCGTGGAGCGACCGCGCGGGCGGCACGTCCGGCGCCATCTGGGGCGAGATGCTCCGGGCGCTCGGCCGCAGCGTCGGCGACCGCGACGAGGTGACCGCGCAGGCGGTCGCCCAGGGCGTGACCGCGGCCAAGGACGCCGTGATGGCCTTCGGCAAGGCGAAGGTCGGCGACAAGACGATGGTCGACGCGATCGTGCCGTTCGCCGACTCGCTCGCCGCGGGCGTCGCGGCGCGCGGTGGACTGACCGACGCGTGGGGCGAGGCGGCTACCGCGAGCTCCGAGGCGGCCGACGCGACGGCATCCCTCGCTGCGACGCTCGGTCGAGCCCGCGCGCACGGCGACAAGTCGATCGGCACGCCCGACCCCGGCGCGATCTCGTTCGCGCTCATCACCCGCACGATCCACCGCGTGCTCTCTCAGAGCACGCGCACCACGAGCAAGGAGCAGTGACCATGGCGATCCGCCTCATCATCGGCAGCGACAAGGCCGGGTTCGACTACAAGGAGATCCTGAAGCGCGACATGGAGGCGCACGACCTCGTCGCCTCCGTCGTCGACGTGGGCGTCGACGACGCCGACGGCGCGACCTCCTACCCG is a window encoding:
- a CDS encoding glycosyltransferase yields the protein MRALILAFGTRGDVQPFAALGRALREAGHEVVLAAPSAHAELASLAGIRLEPAFEGMHEAMRTLMASPSSPLRQAPALLEATRASFPEQWRIARDVAPDVVVHHPKALGGDTVAERLGVPGVLSLPLPYFTPTDAFPIPFLAGLPGRLNRPSYQLLRATALGYGGMINGFREQLGLPPISRWSRMLTQPDGTSRHILYPYSRHILPVPADFPPEAHVTGSWFLDRDPAWSPATELAGFLEQQHDRPAVAIGFGSMQFGGGDRRRSEAVLRGVAAAGVRAVVLRGWGGLALEGGDDLLVADDVPHDWLFPRVDAVVHHGGSGTLAAGLRAGRPTLVVPFLGDQPFWGRRVEALGVGPAPLPQRRLTAESLHARLSMLVSTPSYRERASAIGERIRAEDGTGEAVRVLERLAP
- the fbaA gene encoding class II fructose-bisphosphate aldolase translates to MPVATTEQYAEMLDKAKANAFAYPAINVSSSSTINAVLQGLADAGSDGIIQVTTGGADFFAGQSVKNRAGGAIAFARFVTEVAKAYPITVALHTDHCPKDALDGFVFPLLEASEEEGRAGRAPLFQSHMWDGSSVPLDENLEIAKQILPRTHALGQVLEVEIGVVGGEEDGVSHEINDQLYTTLDDAIATVEALGLGEQGRYMAALTFGNVHGVYKPGNVKLRPELLGQIQEGLAAKYGAEAKPLDLVFHGGSGSTDEEIAEAVRNGVIKMNIDTDTQYAYSRSVAHSMISGYEGVLKLDGEVGNKKQYDPRAWGKAAETAMAARVAAATQQLGSAGWSGK
- a CDS encoding dihydroxyacetone kinase family protein, translating into MTRLFNEPGRFADEMIEGFAAFAARWVQAAPGGVVRSTQGDEPEVALVIGGGSGHYPAFGGLVGAGLAHGAAMGNLFASPSSQQVHAIAKAADQGRGVLLSYGNYAGDVLHFDQAQEKLRAEGIDVRTVTVTDDIWSAPKDERHKRRGIAGDLAVFKAAGAAAAAGYDLDGVERVARLANDRTRSFGVAFSGCTLPGASEPLFTVPEGKMAVGLGIHGEPGIDEVDVPTADGLAELFVEKLLDEVPDGVALEGARVVPLLNGLGNLKYEEMFVVFRRVAQLLEQRGIAIVEPEVGELCTSFDMSGVSLTLLWLDDELETLWAAPADTPGFKKGSVAPQRAADAVAGAAEAEAIPDASPQSREAAQVIDMALTALAAAIDEAADELGRMDSVAGDGDHGIGMQRGSRAGADAATAAREAGAGAQTTLLRAADAWSDRAGGTSGAIWGEMLRALGRSVGDRDEVTAQAVAQGVTAAKDAVMAFGKAKVGDKTMVDAIVPFADSLAAGVAARGGLTDAWGEAATASSEAADATASLAATLGRARAHGDKSIGTPDPGAISFALITRTIHRVLSQSTRTTSKEQ